Proteins encoded together in one Lathyrus oleraceus cultivar Zhongwan6 chromosome 5, CAAS_Psat_ZW6_1.0, whole genome shotgun sequence window:
- the LOC127078834 gene encoding uncharacterized protein LOC127078834: MQNYNGATPVAIPIAAKDSEAILMCRALAEKLRILEGHNSTRLSALEMCLVPDVGQYYERLISSVSIGFYDMVIVGERVEEGLKNGKIQRGSSSQPILKKPFNGFKRMEGETSAISSQRGRVPLRAPTSVPYYQYPYVAAAQYPTMPYRPIAHVPIPAPLPHYQVLVPQYQAPQPQFQAPPPQYQQRNQQNNQPRPVQQQRPNQQRPYQQYNNVNTTPILMTYTQLLLYLIHNETVVPRELPPIPKPHKPWYDENARCAFHANSEGHTTENCKVFKLRVQELIDQKILSFVDVPNVGNNPLPKHDGSGVNAIESSTDDGLIKDVFKLKTLLTVVHARLVEAELMNGVPDNCVRVIQFTRANINEDVAVIVPVFDQERLPKPFVVPYHRNVDLDPVKKIEPMVIYVPAPFSFDSTKAVPWNYESVVYVGNKPVILKEPDVTNIVGASGVTRSGRVFAPEVIPNKESAPTIEPTKGKEVNPPEAGEGSSKKAVTIEEDR; the protein is encoded by the exons ATGCAGAATTACAATGGAGCTACTCCAGTGGCCATCCCTATTGCTGCCAAAGATTCTGAGGCTATCTTGATGTGTCGTGCTCTGGCCGAAAAGCTAAGAATCTTGGAAGGACATAACTCAACCCGATTGAGTGCCTTGGAGATGTGTTTGGTCCCAGACGTG GGCCAATATTATGAAAGATTAATCAGTAGTGTGTCCATAGGATTTTATGACATGGTGATCGTGGGAGAAAGAGTAGAAGAAGGATTGAAGAATGGTAAAATCCAGAGAGGTTCCAGCAGTCAACCAATcttgaagaagcctttcaacggATTCAAGAGGATGGAGGGAGAGACTAGCGCCATTTCTTCTCAAAGGGGGAGGGTACCACTCAGGGCTCCTACTTCTGTGCCTTATTATCAGTACCCTTACGTAGCAGCTGCTCAATATCCAACCATGCCTTATCGTCCAATTGCTCATGTTCCTATTCCAGCTCCGCTACCTCACTATCAAGTTCTAGTTCCTCAATATCAAGCTCCACAACCTCAGTTCCAGGCTCCTCCACCTCAATatcaacagagaaatcaacagAACAATCAACCACGTCCAGTTCAGCAGCAACGACCAAATCAACAGAGGCCATATCAACAGTACAATAATGTGAATACCACTCCTATCCTAATGACTTACACTCAATTGCTATTGTATCTGATTCATAATGAGACTGTCGTGCCAAGGGAATTACCTCCAATTCCGAAGCCGCATAAGCCTTggtatgatgagaatgctagatGTGCCTTTCATGCTAATTCAGAGGGTCATACAACAGAAAATTGCAAAGTGTTCAAGCTCCGAGTCCAAGAGTTGATAGATCAGAAAATTTTGTCTTTTGTTGATGTTCCAAATGTGGGGAATAATCCTTTGCCTAAACATGATGGTTCAGGTGTCAATGCTATAGAAAGTTCAACTGATGATGGATTGATAAAGGATGTGTTCAAGTTGAAGACTCTTTTAACAGTGGTCCATGCTAGATTGGTGGAAGCAGAATTGATGAATGGAGTACCTGATAATTGTGTG CGGGTTATTCAGTTCACTAGAGCAAATATTAATGAGGATGTTGCTGTGATTGTGCCTGTATTTGATCAAGAGAGGCTTCCCAAGCCTTTTGTGGTCCCTTATCATAGAAATGTTGACCTAGATCCAGTGAAGAAGATTGAGCCCATGGTTATCTATGTTCCCGCTCCATTCTCATTTGATAGTACCAAAGCAGTGCCTTGGAACTATGAGTCTGTAGTTTATGTGGGTAACAAACCAGTAATCTTGAAAGAGCCAGACGTGACTAACATCGTTGGAGCTAGTGGTGTGACTCGAAGTGGAAGGGTTTTCGCTCCTGAAGTGATCCCAAACAAAGAAAGTGCACCAACAATTGAACCAACAAAGGGGAAAGAGGTAAATCCTCCAGAAGCAGGAGAAGGCTCATCTAAGAAAGCAGTGACTATTGAAGAGGATAGATAA
- the LOC127087718 gene encoding probable 2-oxoglutarate-dependent dioxygenase AOP1 yields MDSESGVPILDFRKINGITLEEGSEEWKEMSKKVKEAFESHGMFLLRCDEISKELQTEMFTSIKSLFDLPEETKSKFTGKRVYRGYSSNGVALPNSQTFGIDDTFDPNETRSFTNLMWPEGNPNFCEALTSFSSEARELSSFILKMAVEGLGLPKMYFSEIEELCRGNDTRLTKYPLPKETNDAAITFVPHTDRSCLTFISENKIQGLQLLQKSGNWVNVNVPPNGFIVTVGDILQAWSNGIFEAPVHRVAIKGNKDRYVFILFSFPNEETFIKVPSELVDEDHPLRYKTFSYGDYIDFIKTVDTKLGALEEFAGI; encoded by the exons atggataGTGAGAGTGGAGTTCCAATTCTAGATTTCCGTAAGATCAACGGAATTACATTAGAAGAAGGAAGTGAAGAATGGAAAGAAATGAGTAAAAAAGTGAAAGAAGCATTTGAAAGTCATGGTATGTTTCTCTTAAGGTGTGATGAAATATCGAAAGAATTACAAACAGAAATGTTCACAAGCATAAAATCTTTGTTTGATCTACCTGAGGAGACAAAGTCCAAGTTCACTGGCAAAAGAGTTTATAGGGGCTATTCATCGAATGGCGTTGCCCTTCCTAATAGTCAAACATTTGGTATTGATGATACTTTTGATCCAAATGAGACTAGAAGCTTCACTAATCTCATGTGGCCAGAAGGAAATCCAAATTTTTG CGAGGCACTAACTTCGTTTAGTTCAGAAGCACGGGAGTTAAGCTCATTTATCCTAAAGATGGCTGTGGAGGGATTAGGCCTTCCAAAAATGTACTTTTCAGAAATTGAAGAGTTGTGTAGAGGTAATGATACTCGACTAACAAAGTATCCACTTCCTAAAGAAACAAATGATGCTGCGATTACTTTTGTTCCTCACACAGACAGATCATGTCTTACTTTTATAAGTGAGAATAAAATTCAAGGTCTGCAGTTGCTACAGAAATCAGGCAATTGGGTTAACGTAAATGTTCCTCCAAATGGTTTTATTGTAACGGTTGGTGACATATTGCAG GCATGGAGCAATGGGATATTTGAAGCACCGGTACACAGGGTAGCGATAAAAGGAAATAAAGACAGATATGTATTTATTCttttttcatttccaaatgaagaAACATTCATTAAGGTTCCCTCTGAGTTAGTAGATGAAGATCACCCTCTCCGTTACAAGACATTCTCGTATGGAGACTACATCGATTTTATTAAAACTGTTGACACTAAATTGGGAGCACTTGAAGAATTTGCTGGAATTTGA
- the LOC127087719 gene encoding probable 2-oxoglutarate-dependent dioxygenase AOP1 — protein sequence MDSESGIPILDFRKINGITLEEGSEEWKEMSKKVKEAFESHGMFLLRCDEISKELQTEMFTSIKSLFDLPEETKSKFTGKRVYRGYSSNGVALPNSQTFGIDDTFDPNETRSFTNLMWPEGNPNFCEALTSFSSEARELSSFILKMAVEGLGLPKKYFSEIKELCRGNDTRLTKYPLPKETNDAAITFVPHTDRSCLTFISENKIQGLQLLQKSGNWVNVNVPPNGFIVTVGDILQAWSNGRFEAPVHRVAIKGNKDRYVFILFSFPKEETSIKVPSELVDEDHPLRYKTFSYGDYIDFIKTVDTKLGALEEFAGI from the exons atggacAGTGAGAGCGGAATTCCAATTCTAGATTTCCGTAAGATCAACGGGATTACATTAGAAGAAGGAAGTGAAGAATGGAAAGAAATGAGTAAAAAAGTTAAAGAAGCATTTGAAAGTCACGGTATGTTTCTCTTAAGGTGTGATGAAATATCGAAAGAATTACAAACAGAAATGTTCACAAGCATAAAATCTTTGTTTGATCTACCTGAGGAGACAAAGTCCAAGTTCACTGGAAAAAGAGTTTATAGGGGCTATTCATCGAATGGTGTTGCCCTTCCTAATAGTCAAACATTTGGTATTGATGATACTTTTGATCCAAATGAGACTAGAAGCTTCACTAATCTCATGTGGCCAGAAGGAAATCCAAATTTTTG CGAGGCACTAACTTCGTTTAGCTCAGAAGCACGGGAGTTAAGCTCATTTATCCTAAAGATGGCTGTGGAGGGATTAGGCCTTCCAAAAAAGTACTTTTCAGAAATTAAAGAGTTGTGTAGAGGTAATGATACTCGACTAACAAAGTATCCACTTCCTAAAGAAACAAATGATGCTGCGATTACTTTTGTTCCTCACACAGACAGATCATGTCTTACTTTTATAAGTGAGAATAAAATTCAAGGTCTGCAGTTGCTACAGAAATCAGGCAATTGGGTTAACGTAAATGTTCCTCCAAATGGTTTTATTGTAACGGTTGGTGACATATTGCAG GCATGGAGCAATGGGAGATTTGAAGCACCGGTACACAGGGTGGCGATAAAAGGAAATAAAGACAGATATGTATTTATTCTTTTTTCATTTCCAAAGGAAGAAACATCCATTAAGGTTCCCTCTGAGTTAGTAGATGAAGATCACCCTCTCCGTTACAAGACATTCTCGTATGGAGACTACATCGATTTTATTAAAACTGTTGACACTAAATTGGGAGCACTGGAAGAATTTGCTGGAATTTGA